A genomic segment from Dermatobacter hominis encodes:
- a CDS encoding LON peptidase substrate-binding domain-containing protein: MAPPGPMPMFPLGSVLLPSMLLPLHVFEERYRRMVDDVLASDPPEFGVVLIARGSEVGGGDQRLDVGCVATVLEAQQAPDGRWALMCVGTRRVRVRSWSPEDPYPAAVVEDWPDAGAGGLDLDDALAAVEARVRRVAALGSELGSPGLPEPLELSDDPVERSYQLGVLSPLGPLDRQSVLEAEGPLDRLQVLTGLLAEHEDVLRARLALGD; this comes from the coding sequence GTGGCGCCACCGGGCCCGATGCCGATGTTCCCCCTCGGCTCGGTGCTCCTGCCGTCGATGCTGCTGCCCTTGCACGTGTTCGAGGAGCGCTACCGGCGCATGGTCGACGACGTGCTCGCATCGGACCCGCCCGAGTTCGGCGTCGTCCTGATCGCCCGGGGCAGCGAGGTCGGCGGCGGCGACCAGCGCCTCGACGTGGGCTGCGTGGCCACGGTGCTCGAGGCCCAGCAGGCGCCCGACGGCCGGTGGGCCCTGATGTGCGTCGGGACCCGCCGCGTCCGCGTGCGCTCGTGGTCGCCCGAGGACCCGTACCCCGCGGCGGTGGTCGAGGACTGGCCCGACGCCGGCGCCGGCGGGCTCGACCTCGACGATGCGCTGGCCGCGGTCGAGGCCCGCGTGCGGCGGGTCGCCGCGCTCGGCTCCGAGCTCGGGAGTCCCGGGCTGCCCGAGCCGCTCGAGCTGAGCGACGACCCGGTCGAGCGCTCCTACCAGCTCGGCGTGCTGTCGCCCCTCGGGCCGCTCGACCGTCAGTCGGTGCTCGAGGCCGAGGGCCCGCTGGACCGCCTCCAGGTGCTGACCGGGCTGCTCGCCGAGCACGAGGACGTGCTGCGGGCCCGGCTGGCGCTCGGCGACTGA
- the dacB gene encoding D-alanyl-D-alanine carboxypeptidase/D-alanyl-D-alanine endopeptidase — MSDLSGVPPEPVLGEPPVLAHDPASTEARDTSVRVVGGAAPAAVTATTSTMEGPVGPVPGLAPEQAAPVPASVPKAPRRRRRRGRWFAVAGVLAVAGAGLVAGAALSDEGTPTATGAAPSARLATPVLSARRVPELVARPVALRNVAAAVGPVVGRFPDASCVLVTDGATSLAASGDTNPLIPASNIKLVTGSAALSTLGADTRLTTKVVAPAAPTGGTVAGDLFLVGGGDPLLSTSTAARRWKHGPQPTSSLEALADDVVAAGVRRVDGAVVGDGTRFDDQRTVPSWAAADVASGEVANIGALMVNDAWTLDPIDPAGAAGGPAADPAAHAADVFTQLLEARGVEVVGPARSGAAPAGAAPVAELQSPTIREIVAEMDTFSDNTTAEVLVKEMGAAKDGAGSTKAGIQVLVADLATRGLPIEGLVMEDGSGLSRSNRVTCRLLDAVLAADGPTGALTSGLARPGQPGTLDDRFLRPPLRDRVAAKTGTLSGITGLSGWVTTDSGRPLAFSTVQNPAGRAVQAADLALQGQLLEALLTYPQAPPVEQLRPLPPAAA; from the coding sequence GTGAGCGACCTCTCCGGGGTCCCGCCCGAGCCGGTGCTCGGCGAGCCGCCGGTGCTCGCCCACGACCCCGCGTCGACCGAGGCGCGCGACACCTCGGTGCGCGTCGTCGGCGGTGCCGCCCCGGCCGCGGTGACCGCGACCACCTCGACGATGGAGGGCCCGGTCGGGCCGGTGCCGGGGCTCGCCCCCGAGCAGGCCGCCCCCGTGCCGGCCTCGGTGCCCAAGGCGCCGCGGCGTCGTCGACGTCGGGGCCGCTGGTTCGCGGTCGCCGGGGTGCTCGCCGTCGCGGGCGCCGGCCTGGTCGCCGGCGCGGCGCTGAGCGACGAGGGCACGCCGACCGCGACGGGCGCGGCGCCGTCGGCGCGGCTCGCGACGCCGGTCCTGTCGGCCCGCCGGGTCCCGGAGCTGGTCGCCCGGCCGGTCGCGCTCCGCAACGTCGCCGCCGCCGTCGGGCCGGTGGTGGGCCGGTTCCCGGACGCGTCGTGCGTGCTGGTCACCGACGGGGCGACCTCGCTCGCCGCGTCGGGCGACACGAACCCGCTGATCCCGGCGTCGAACATCAAGCTCGTCACCGGGTCCGCCGCCCTGTCGACGCTCGGGGCCGACACGCGGCTGACGACGAAGGTGGTGGCGCCGGCCGCACCGACCGGGGGCACGGTCGCCGGGGACCTGTTCCTCGTCGGCGGGGGCGACCCGCTGCTGTCGACGTCGACCGCGGCGCGGCGGTGGAAGCACGGCCCGCAGCCGACGTCGTCGCTCGAGGCGCTGGCCGACGACGTCGTGGCCGCGGGCGTGCGCCGCGTCGACGGGGCGGTCGTCGGCGACGGCACCCGGTTCGACGACCAGCGGACGGTGCCGTCGTGGGCCGCGGCGGACGTGGCCAGCGGCGAGGTCGCCAACATCGGCGCGCTGATGGTGAACGACGCGTGGACGCTCGACCCGATCGACCCGGCGGGCGCCGCCGGTGGCCCCGCCGCCGACCCTGCCGCCCACGCCGCCGACGTGTTCACGCAGCTGCTCGAGGCGCGCGGCGTCGAGGTGGTCGGCCCCGCCCGCTCCGGGGCCGCGCCCGCGGGGGCGGCCCCGGTCGCCGAGCTGCAGTCGCCGACGATCCGCGAGATCGTGGCCGAGATGGACACCTTCTCCGACAACACGACCGCCGAGGTGCTGGTCAAGGAGATGGGGGCGGCCAAGGACGGGGCGGGTTCGACGAAGGCCGGCATCCAGGTGCTCGTCGCCGACCTCGCCACCCGCGGCCTGCCGATCGAGGGCCTGGTGATGGAGGACGGCTCCGGGCTCAGCCGGTCGAACCGGGTCACGTGCCGCCTGCTCGACGCGGTGCTCGCGGCCGACGGCCCGACCGGTGCGCTGACCTCGGGCCTGGCCCGGCCCGGCCAGCCGGGCACGCTCGACGACCGCTTCCTGCGCCCGCCGCTGCGCGACCGCGTCGCGGCCAAGACCGGCACGCTGTCGGGCATCACCGGCCTGTCGGGCTGGGTGACGACCGACTCGGGCCGGCCGCTCGCCTTCTCCACGGTGCAGAACCCGGCGGGCCGGGCCGTCCAGGCCGCCGACCTGGCCCTGCAGGGCCAGCTGCTCGAGGCCCTGCTGACCTATCCGCAGGCGCCGCCCGTCGAGCAGCTGCGGCCGTTGCCGCCGGCCGCGGCCTGA
- a CDS encoding CoA-binding protein: MSGPTVEEFLALFDPKGVVIAGASTHPGKFGFVSLHNILASGYAGKVFATNLEGSPVLGVPTLTSLDELPEGEADLIFVCTPRSANEQLLRTAAAKGIRAAFLTSAGYGEAGEEGQRAQADLVALCRDLGILLVGPNGQGVVSTPSRLCAQIVAPYPPPGRIGVASQSGNFVSSFMNWSCATGVGISRAVSCGNAAATTVPDFLRFFAEDHETAVALAYIEGVTDGRAVADALREVASHQPVVVLKGGATAGGARAAASHTGSLATDDRTFDGLCRQTGVTRAATVEEAFEAAATFATQPLPTGNRVVVMTTAGGWGVVTADAITRHPDLELATLPPDLHDRIDQLLPPRWSRSNPVDLAGGETRDTIPEVLSLIAEHPGVDAVVYLGLGIQSNSARMLREGGFYPDHGLDRIVAYHERQDARFAQAAHDISLATGKPILTATELAVAFPDNPGPATVRATGRLCYPSADRAVTALGHLWRRSRHLSRRGLVQP, translated from the coding sequence GTGAGCGGTCCGACCGTCGAGGAGTTCCTGGCGCTGTTCGACCCCAAGGGGGTCGTGATCGCCGGTGCGTCGACGCACCCCGGCAAGTTCGGCTTCGTCAGCCTCCACAACATCCTCGCCTCGGGCTACGCGGGGAAGGTCTTCGCGACGAACCTCGAGGGCAGCCCGGTGCTCGGCGTGCCGACGCTCACGTCGCTCGACGAGCTGCCCGAGGGCGAGGCGGACCTGATCTTCGTGTGCACGCCGCGGTCGGCGAACGAGCAGCTGCTGCGCACGGCGGCGGCCAAGGGCATCCGGGCCGCCTTCCTCACCTCGGCCGGCTACGGCGAGGCGGGCGAGGAGGGCCAGCGCGCCCAGGCCGACCTGGTGGCGCTGTGCCGCGACCTCGGCATCCTGCTCGTCGGCCCGAACGGCCAGGGCGTCGTGTCCACGCCGTCGCGGCTGTGCGCGCAGATCGTCGCCCCCTACCCGCCGCCGGGGCGCATCGGCGTCGCGAGCCAGTCGGGCAACTTCGTGTCCAGCTTCATGAACTGGTCGTGCGCGACCGGGGTCGGCATCTCCCGGGCGGTGTCGTGCGGCAACGCGGCCGCCACGACGGTGCCCGACTTCCTCCGCTTCTTCGCCGAGGACCACGAGACCGCTGTCGCCCTCGCCTACATCGAGGGCGTCACCGACGGCCGCGCCGTCGCCGACGCCCTGCGCGAGGTCGCGTCGCACCAGCCGGTGGTGGTGCTCAAGGGCGGTGCGACCGCGGGCGGCGCCCGGGCCGCCGCCAGCCACACCGGGTCGCTCGCCACCGACGACCGGACCTTCGACGGGCTGTGCCGCCAGACCGGGGTGACCCGCGCCGCGACCGTCGAGGAGGCCTTCGAGGCCGCCGCCACCTTCGCCACCCAGCCGCTGCCCACCGGCAACCGGGTGGTCGTGATGACGACCGCCGGCGGCTGGGGCGTGGTCACCGCCGACGCGATCACGCGCCACCCCGACCTCGAGCTCGCGACACTGCCCCCGGACCTCCACGACCGGATCGACCAGCTCCTGCCGCCGCGGTGGAGCCGGAGCAACCCGGTCGACCTGGCCGGCGGCGAGACGCGCGACACGATCCCCGAGGTCCTGTCGCTCATCGCCGAGCACCCTGGCGTGGACGCCGTCGTGTACCTGGGCCTCGGCATCCAGTCGAACTCCGCCCGCATGCTGCGCGAGGGCGGCTTCTACCCCGACCACGGGCTCGACCGGATCGTCGCCTACCACGAGCGCCAGGACGCGCGGTTCGCCCAGGCCGCGCACGACATCTCGCTCGCGACCGGCAAACCGATCCTGACCGCGACCGAGCTCGCAGTGGCGTTCCCCGACAACCCGGGGCCCGCCACGGTCCGCGCCACCGGACGGCTCTGCTACCCGTCGGCCGACCGGGCGGTCACCGCGCTCGGTCACCTGTGGCGCCGCAGCCGGCACCTCTCGCGGCGGGGGCTCGTCCAGCCGTGA
- a CDS encoding acetate--CoA ligase family protein has product MPADPAPTAPATAPSPSSTPAGGPSRTLSEADSKALLAGFGVPFAEERLVGSADEARAAVADLGGPVVAKLCGEHVAHKTERGLVRLGLADADAAAAATEALLEAARPEDAATGVLVAPMLSGNRELIAGIATDPQFGHTVLLGLGGVLAEAVADVTVRLVPITRVDAEEMIEDLRSQALLGEFRGEPALDRSSVVDVLLGLSAAAEAVPALVSADLNPLIVHEGRAVAVDALVELREEAS; this is encoded by the coding sequence ATGCCAGCGGACCCCGCACCCACGGCGCCTGCGACGGCGCCGTCACCGTCGTCCACGCCAGCGGGAGGACCGTCCCGGACCCTCTCCGAGGCCGACTCGAAGGCGCTGCTCGCGGGCTTCGGGGTGCCGTTCGCGGAGGAGCGCCTGGTGGGCTCGGCCGACGAGGCCCGTGCCGCCGTCGCCGACCTCGGCGGACCGGTGGTGGCGAAGCTGTGCGGCGAGCACGTCGCGCACAAGACCGAGCGCGGGCTCGTGCGGCTCGGGCTGGCCGATGCCGACGCCGCGGCGGCCGCCACCGAGGCGCTGCTCGAGGCCGCACGACCCGAGGACGCCGCGACCGGCGTGCTCGTCGCGCCGATGCTCAGCGGCAACCGGGAGCTGATCGCCGGGATCGCAACCGACCCGCAGTTCGGCCACACGGTCCTGCTCGGCCTCGGCGGCGTGCTGGCCGAGGCGGTCGCGGACGTGACCGTCCGCCTCGTCCCGATCACGCGGGTCGACGCCGAGGAGATGATCGAAGACCTCCGCTCGCAGGCCCTGCTCGGCGAGTTCCGGGGCGAACCGGCGCTCGACCGCTCGTCCGTCGTGGACGTGCTGCTCGGCCTCTCGGCCGCGGCCGAGGCGGTGCCGGCGCTGGTCTCGGCGGACCTCAACCCGCTGATCGTGCACGAGGGCCGGGCGGTCGCCGTCGACGCGCTCGTCGAGCTGCGGGAGGAGGCCTCGTGA
- a CDS encoding FIST signal transduction protein, with protein MTVVGAALSEHPLATHAVGETVGHLLEVGGPRPDLVTLFATEPHLGALEDIVRAVRHLLEPRVLVGAASQSVLGGAREVEDHAALVVQAMWFGGARIRPVRIDTVPGADGPQLRGAGALEGTRGTLVLLTDPFSFPVDLALGDLAVTAPGLSVVGGAASAARRPGGNRLVLDAAIHDHGAVAALVDDTVPLMTAVSQGCRPIGPPFTVTRSERNRLHELAGRPALERLLEVVDGLDDTDRALAAEGLRIGRVVDEHLEEPGRGDFLVRRVLGGDREAGVVAIGDEIPVGATVRFQVRDAASAREDLVDALGGLTAAGALCFTDTARGSDFFGGPDQDALTVSEALDGAAVAGTFCSGTFGPVGGHPALHDAAMCVLLVDAAPAWP; from the coding sequence GTGACCGTCGTCGGCGCCGCGCTCAGCGAGCACCCGCTCGCGACCCATGCGGTCGGCGAGACCGTCGGCCACCTGCTCGAGGTGGGCGGGCCCCGGCCCGACCTCGTCACGCTGTTCGCCACCGAGCCGCACCTCGGCGCGCTCGAGGACATCGTCCGCGCCGTGCGGCACCTGCTCGAGCCGCGGGTGCTCGTCGGCGCGGCCTCGCAGTCGGTGCTCGGCGGCGCCCGGGAGGTCGAGGACCACGCCGCGCTCGTCGTGCAGGCGATGTGGTTCGGCGGGGCCCGCATCCGACCCGTGCGCATCGACACCGTCCCCGGCGCCGACGGCCCGCAGCTCCGCGGCGCCGGCGCGCTCGAGGGCACCCGCGGGACCCTGGTCCTGCTCACCGACCCGTTCAGCTTCCCGGTCGACCTCGCACTCGGCGACCTCGCGGTCACCGCCCCGGGCCTGTCGGTCGTCGGCGGGGCGGCGTCGGCGGCGCGGCGCCCGGGCGGCAACCGCCTGGTGCTCGACGCCGCCATCCACGACCACGGCGCCGTCGCCGCGCTCGTCGACGACACCGTCCCCCTCATGACGGCCGTGTCGCAGGGGTGCCGGCCGATCGGGCCGCCGTTCACCGTGACGAGGTCGGAGCGCAACCGCCTCCACGAGCTGGCCGGTCGTCCCGCCCTCGAGCGGTTGCTCGAGGTCGTCGACGGCCTCGACGACACCGATCGCGCCCTGGCGGCCGAGGGGCTCCGCATCGGGCGCGTGGTCGACGAGCACCTCGAGGAACCGGGCCGCGGCGACTTCCTCGTCCGGCGCGTGCTCGGCGGCGACCGCGAGGCGGGCGTCGTCGCGATCGGCGACGAGATCCCGGTCGGCGCCACGGTCAGGTTCCAGGTCCGCGACGCCGCCTCGGCGAGGGAGGACCTCGTCGACGCGCTCGGCGGGCTGACCGCCGCCGGCGCCCTCTGCTTCACCGACACGGCCCGGGGCTCCGACTTCTTCGGCGGTCCCGACCAGGACGCGCTCACGGTCAGCGAGGCCCTCGACGGCGCCGCCGTGGCGGGCACGTTCTGCTCGGGCACGTTCGGCCCCGTCGGCGGGCACCCGGCGCTCCACGACGCCGCGATGTGCGTCCTGCTCGTCGACGCCGCACCCGCCTGGCCCTGA
- the tkt gene encoding transketolase: protein MSNTSPTTAQPTAELEQRAINVIRGLAMDAPAKANSGHQGTAMALAPLAHVLWTRIMRYDASAPDWADRDRFILSCGHASILQYAMLYLTGYGLTLEDLEQFRQWGSNTPGHPEFGHTAGIEVTTGPLGQGFANGVGMAIAEASLRDRFGSDVCDHHIWAMVSDGDLSEGVSHEAASLAGHLGLGRLVYVYDDNHISIDGPTELALSDDAATRFDAYGWHVLELGEAAEDLDALEEALLEARSVEDRPSLIVLRSHIAYPSPRLTDDASAHGLAFKPEDITETKAAMGLPDEPFYVPDDVLSLYREAGTRGRIAREDWEQRARVALAGREAEWDASLGARGLPGWTDVLPSYTEADKPATRVASGDCVAALAAVVPGLVAGAADLIGNTGTKLPGEDVLSAKTPGGRQIHFGIREHAMGSIMVGAAHHGGILPAAGTFLVFSDYMRPAARLAALSDAKCVFVWTHDSVGVGEDGPTHQPVEQVMSLRLIPHLTVIRPADGNETSAAWRVAIDGTGPVALILSRQNTPVLPTTAERAVEGVDRGGYVVADAESPDLVLVATGTEVAVALEAAGTLAEEGRSVQVVSLPCWSRFDAQDAAYRDAVLPPGVPTVSVEAGVTLGWERYADASVGIDRFGASAPGDVVLRELGITPEHVAAVARDLLG, encoded by the coding sequence ATGTCGAACACGTCGCCCACGACGGCACAGCCCACTGCCGAGCTCGAGCAGCGAGCGATCAACGTCATCCGTGGCCTGGCCATGGACGCGCCGGCGAAGGCCAACTCCGGCCACCAGGGCACGGCCATGGCCCTGGCCCCGCTCGCCCACGTCCTGTGGACGCGGATCATGCGCTACGACGCGTCGGCGCCCGACTGGGCCGACCGCGACCGCTTCATCCTGAGCTGCGGGCACGCCTCGATCCTGCAGTACGCGATGTTGTACCTGACCGGCTACGGCCTGACGCTCGAGGACCTCGAGCAGTTCCGCCAGTGGGGCTCCAACACGCCCGGCCACCCCGAGTTCGGCCACACCGCCGGCATCGAGGTCACGACCGGTCCGCTCGGCCAGGGCTTCGCCAACGGCGTCGGCATGGCGATCGCCGAGGCGTCCCTGCGCGACCGGTTCGGCAGCGACGTGTGCGACCACCACATCTGGGCGATGGTCTCCGACGGCGACCTGTCCGAGGGCGTCAGCCACGAGGCGGCGTCGCTCGCCGGCCACCTCGGGCTCGGGCGCCTCGTCTACGTCTACGACGACAACCACATCTCGATCGACGGGCCGACCGAGCTCGCGCTGTCCGACGACGCCGCCACCCGCTTCGACGCCTACGGCTGGCACGTCCTCGAGCTGGGCGAGGCCGCCGAGGACCTCGACGCACTCGAGGAGGCGCTGCTCGAGGCCAGGTCGGTCGAGGACCGGCCGTCGCTGATCGTGCTCCGCAGCCACATCGCCTACCCGTCGCCGCGCCTGACCGACGACGCCTCGGCCCACGGGCTCGCCTTCAAGCCCGAGGACATCACCGAGACGAAGGCGGCGATGGGCCTGCCCGACGAGCCCTTCTACGTCCCCGACGACGTCCTCTCGCTGTACCGCGAGGCAGGGACCCGGGGCCGGATCGCCCGCGAGGACTGGGAGCAGCGGGCCCGCGTCGCCCTCGCGGGGCGCGAGGCCGAGTGGGACGCGTCGCTCGGCGCCCGCGGCCTGCCGGGCTGGACCGACGTGCTGCCCTCGTACACCGAGGCCGACAAGCCGGCGACCCGCGTCGCCAGCGGGGACTGCGTCGCCGCGCTCGCCGCCGTCGTGCCCGGGCTCGTCGCCGGGGCCGCCGACCTCATCGGCAACACCGGCACCAAGCTGCCGGGCGAAGACGTGCTGTCGGCCAAGACGCCGGGCGGCCGGCAGATCCACTTCGGCATCCGCGAGCACGCGATGGGCTCGATCATGGTCGGCGCCGCCCACCACGGGGGCATCCTCCCCGCGGCCGGCACGTTCCTCGTCTTCAGCGACTACATGCGGCCGGCGGCGCGGCTCGCCGCGCTGTCGGACGCCAAGTGCGTGTTCGTCTGGACGCACGACTCGGTCGGCGTCGGCGAGGACGGGCCCACCCACCAGCCCGTCGAGCAGGTCATGTCGCTGCGGCTGATCCCGCACCTGACCGTCATCCGGCCCGCCGACGGCAACGAGACCTCGGCGGCGTGGCGCGTCGCGATCGATGGCACCGGGCCGGTCGCGCTGATCCTCAGCCGGCAGAACACCCCGGTGCTGCCGACCACGGCCGAGCGGGCGGTCGAGGGCGTCGACCGGGGCGGCTACGTGGTCGCCGACGCCGAGTCGCCCGACCTCGTGCTCGTCGCCACCGGCACCGAGGTCGCCGTGGCGCTCGAGGCCGCGGGCACCCTGGCCGAGGAGGGGCGGTCCGTCCAGGTCGTCTCGCTCCCGTGCTGGAGCCGCTTCGACGCCCAGGACGCCGCCTACCGGGACGCGGTGCTGCCGCCCGGCGTGCCCACCGTGTCGGTCGAGGCCGGGGTCACGCTGGGCTGGGAGCGCTACGCCGACGCGTCGGTCGGCATCGACCGCTTCGGCGCCTCGGCCCCCGGCGACGTCGTGCTGCGCGAGCTCGGGATCACTCCGGAGCACGTCGCCGCCGTCGCCCGCGACCTGCTCGGCTGA
- the tal gene encoding transaldolase has translation MGRLQDLYTEQGQSPWLDNLKRGWLADGEIQRWIDRGVRGITSNPSIFQKAIESGDEYTAQLTELVRGGASIEDAYWAMVTDDITAALALFRPLYDSSDAGDGYVSVEVAPSLARDTDATIDMARDLWARIDRPNLFVKIPATVEGLPAIRQMISEGVNVNVTLIFSLDRYAAVMEAYIDGLAAASDAGRDLSRIASVASFFISRVDTEVDRRLEAVGTDQALALRGQAAVAQGQLAGQMAKEAFAGPRWEELAHQGARRQRPLWASTSTKNPAYPDTLYIDQLIGPDTVNTIPDSTLEAFEDHGTVARTLDADVEGARATWAEIGAHVDMVDVAKVLEAEGVTAFEKSFDELLGVLETRARELG, from the coding sequence ATGGGACGCCTGCAGGACCTCTACACCGAGCAGGGCCAGAGCCCGTGGCTCGACAACCTCAAGCGCGGCTGGCTCGCCGACGGCGAGATCCAGCGCTGGATCGACCGGGGGGTGCGCGGGATCACCTCGAACCCGTCGATCTTCCAGAAGGCGATCGAGTCGGGCGACGAGTACACCGCGCAGCTGACCGAGCTCGTGCGGGGCGGCGCCTCGATCGAGGACGCCTACTGGGCGATGGTGACCGACGACATCACCGCCGCGCTCGCGCTGTTCCGCCCGCTCTACGACAGCTCCGACGCCGGCGACGGCTACGTCTCGGTCGAGGTGGCGCCGTCGCTCGCCCGCGACACCGACGCGACGATCGACATGGCCCGCGACCTCTGGGCCCGCATCGACCGGCCGAACCTGTTCGTCAAGATCCCGGCCACGGTCGAGGGCCTGCCGGCCATCCGCCAGATGATCTCCGAGGGCGTCAACGTCAACGTCACGCTGATCTTCAGCCTCGACCGCTACGCCGCCGTGATGGAGGCCTACATCGACGGGCTCGCGGCCGCGTCCGACGCCGGCCGCGACCTCAGCCGCATCGCCTCGGTCGCCAGCTTCTTCATCAGCCGCGTCGACACCGAGGTCGACCGGCGGCTCGAGGCCGTCGGCACCGACCAGGCCCTGGCGCTGCGGGGCCAGGCGGCCGTCGCCCAGGGCCAGCTGGCCGGGCAGATGGCGAAGGAGGCCTTCGCCGGCCCGCGCTGGGAGGAGCTCGCCCACCAGGGGGCCCGCCGCCAGCGCCCGCTGTGGGCCTCGACGTCGACGAAGAACCCCGCCTACCCCGACACGCTCTACATCGACCAGCTCATCGGCCCCGACACGGTGAACACGATCCCGGACTCGACGCTCGAGGCGTTCGAGGACCACGGCACCGTCGCCCGCACGCTCGACGCGGACGTCGAGGGCGCCCGGGCCACGTGGGCGGAGATCGGCGCCCACGTCGACATGGTCGACGTGGCCAAGGTGCTCGAGGCCGAGGGCGTCACCGCCTTCGAGAAGAGCTTCGACGAGCTGCTCGGCGTCCTCGAGACCCGCGCCCGCGAGCTCGGCTGA
- a CDS encoding MmcQ/YjbR family DNA-binding protein: MAGSTADDVHRIAAAMPHVTFEVGSQGNRVYQVGKKSFVFFRTPRPDAVDPDTGERYDDVIVLWVGGEEDKRALVEDPTNPFFTTAHFDGHPSVLVRASRLGEVDLDELTEIVQDAWLAQASPTRARAWLAEHGLPEET; encoded by the coding sequence ATGGCCGGATCGACCGCCGACGACGTCCACCGCATCGCCGCGGCGATGCCCCACGTCACCTTCGAGGTCGGCTCCCAGGGCAACCGCGTCTACCAGGTGGGGAAGAAGTCGTTCGTCTTCTTCCGCACGCCCCGTCCCGACGCCGTCGATCCGGACACCGGCGAGCGCTACGACGACGTGATCGTGCTCTGGGTCGGGGGCGAGGAGGACAAGCGCGCCCTGGTCGAGGACCCGACCAACCCGTTCTTCACCACCGCCCACTTCGACGGGCACCCGTCGGTGCTCGTGCGGGCGAGCCGCCTGGGCGAGGTGGACCTCGACGAGCTGACCGAGATCGTCCAGGACGCCTGGCTGGCGCAGGCGTCGCCGACCCGGGCCCGGGCGTGGCTGGCCGAGCACGGCCTGCCCGAGGAGACCTGA
- a CDS encoding winged helix-turn-helix transcriptional regulator: MALPEALPDHDPACSIARSLDIVGDRWTILILRDAFRGLRRFDELRRDLEIPRAVLADRLRKLVDAGVLTRRRYQDHPPRDEYRLTAMGLQLSPILVALMQWGDRWLSGPDGAPTLLVHEPCGTEIHLGFHCPTCDEDFTPTDIASRPGPGRAERDDG, translated from the coding sequence GTGGCACTGCCAGAGGCCCTCCCCGACCACGACCCGGCGTGCTCGATCGCCCGATCGCTCGACATCGTCGGCGACCGCTGGACGATCCTCATCCTGCGCGACGCCTTCCGCGGCCTGCGACGCTTCGACGAGCTCCGTCGCGACCTCGAGATCCCCCGCGCCGTGCTGGCCGACCGCCTCCGCAAGCTCGTCGACGCGGGCGTGCTGACCCGTCGCCGGTACCAGGACCACCCGCCCCGGGACGAGTACCGGCTGACCGCGATGGGCCTCCAGCTGTCGCCGATCCTGGTGGCGCTCATGCAGTGGGGCGACCGCTGGCTGAGCGGCCCCGACGGCGCACCGACGCTGCTCGTGCACGAGCCGTGCGGCACCGAGATCCACCTCGGGTTCCACTGCCCGACGTGCGACGAGGACTTCACCCCGACCGACATCGCGAGCCGGCCCGGTCCGGGCCGCGCCGAAAGGGACGACGGATGA